The Tachysurus fulvidraco isolate hzauxx_2018 chromosome 26, HZAU_PFXX_2.0, whole genome shotgun sequence genome segment TTTCCATGACTCCCCTGACCACGGGACAGCTGCACTCAGTCATGTTCTGCCCCAGGATTCTTGACACACCTTGGAGGCATGGCATCAAGGAAGAAATAGATGCATTAATGTCTTCACTCAGAAAGGATGCTGCGATTCGTACCGTTCTTAGCACCGGGACCAATTCATGTAATAAACGCCACTGATGGTCAGCCAAATTAGGAGCAGCCTTTTGGTCTTCCAACACTGAGCTAACCACCCACTTAAGCTCAAGAAGTCTTTCACACATGTCAATGGCTGTGGCCCAACGCCCTGGGTCATCTAGGACCAGCCGTGCTGCACCTTTGTCGGCAGCTTCTGCTTTTTGATTTAGAGCTGCTGCAGAATTAACATCGTGTTGGAAGTGTAGAACAATTCCACGAGCATCCTCAAGTGCCTGTCTGACAGTCTCTACATAAAGTCCTTCTTGGACACACATCTTGAGGGCTTCCCCTGCGCAAGGAATTGGTTCCCATCCCTCTGGAAGGGACTGAATGGGAGCATGACTGGGTCCCGGAAATTCCTGTTGATAGTCTTGATCAAGAGTCATGCTTCCTTGCCTCCTGCACTCCATACCCCAGGGAGTGTcataaacaacacagaacacgTAACTCTCAGGGAGGTGGAATTCTGAAAGAACTGCTTTTAATGTGTATGCAAACTTAGCCAGCCCACTGTTCATGGCGTTGCCTTTGTATTCTGGTATTGGACGAGTCTCTAAAATACAGCGGGCCAGTTGCCAGTTAGAGTCAACAAAATGTGCACTGACAGTGAGGTAGAACTGGCCACTTCCTTCGACCCCACATCCTTCCACGGAGCGCCAGTGTTCAGTGCAAATGGCCAAACATCGGGCAGAAAGGCCTGTTTGAAGATGCTGCTGAAGACATTGCTTGAGAATGTGGTAGCGATGCCACAAAAGGTTCCCGAGCAAAGATGGTGATGGAACGGGATAATTGGGTTCAAGGCAACTAAGCAAGAGTCTGAATCCCCTCTCTTCTACAACTGAAAAAGGTTGCAGGTCTCTGTACACCATTTCCAAAATTAGATCTGTGACAAGTCCTGCTCGCTTATCACTGTAGCCCCTTGCACCACTGTTGTTGCTGCCACCACTGTTGTTAAGTGTGGTGTTAAGCTCATCTGGGGAAAATCTGTAAGATTGTTCTATATCCTGACTGGGAAGggaatttgaatttgaagtgCCAACACCTGCAGAACCAGGGACATATGTAGTGCAGGTATGTTTGGCCTCACCTGCCTCAGCTGATAGTTCTTCATGCTGCTCCTCTTTGACAATAACAGGTACTACCGGCTGGAACGATCCAGTCGGCGCTTCCATGGTCACATTAGATGTTGGGAATCTGCCATCAAGTAAAGTGGATGTAGCAATGTGTTGACGTAATGCTGAGGGGTTTGGGACTTCGGCAGTGTTGGGAGGTGGAACAGCTCCGTCACGAATGCTGTGCTTCCGTCCCAGGTGCTCTCTCATCGACGTAGTGCTGTTGTGAAAGGACAGCTGTCTCTTGCAA includes the following:
- the si:dkeyp-117b8.4 gene encoding zinc finger BED domain-containing protein 4 isoform X2; protein product: MEFPGRRRPVSLGTSTLRRRMDRMLPFSERRTSKVWNHYTQLSMHRVECNHCKRQLSFHNSTTSMREHLGRKHSIRDGAVPPPNTAEVPNPSALRQHIATSTLLDGRFPTSNVTMEAPTGSFQPVVPVIVKEEQHEELSAEAGEAKHTCTTYVPGSAGVGTSNSNSLPSQDIEQSYRFSPDELNTTLNNSGGSNNSGARGYSDKRAGLVTDLILEMVYRDLQPFSVVEERGFRLLLSCLEPNYPVPSPSLLGNLLWHRYHILKQCLQQHLQTGLSARCLAICTEHWRSVEGCGVEGSGQFYLTVSAHFVDSNWQLARCILETRPIPEYKGNAMNSGLAKFAYTLKAVLSEFHLPESYVFCVVYDTPWGMECRRQGSMTLDQDYQQEFPGPSHAPIQSLPEGWEPIPCAGEALKMCVQEGLYVETVRQALEDARGIVLHFQHDVNSAAALNQKAEAADKGAARLVLDDPGRWATAIDMCERLLELKWVVSSVLEDQKAAPNLADHQWRLLHELVPVLRTVRIAASFLSEDINASISSLMPCLQGVSRILGQNMTECSCPVVRGVMERIRNGMEKRWRLTDEESLLDSPAVLSSFLDPRFKEMRFLSPHARSKLHDKVKELLSVQAYTDDREVDQDIDRGLEVRENETGGETAVLGLDDQLPIPTVASLDSPESCASCPEEGDSIELQQNDNFVAVSSPEHINENIIVDSPSKATGGRKRTASLAGLSSTLACDRQLTARMRISSVPQSMYDILLGEDPTERMPEIQQQLENYIAEPLCKRSLSPLHWWRNKEHRFPAVARLARKYLSIPATAIPAERAFAPRESPVTHRRAMLGTEYLDQVLFLHQNCDYVEQLKGGLSGHRETEHNSGLSGNQSRDSLYQTLVSYDNKV
- the si:dkeyp-117b8.4 gene encoding zinc finger BED domain-containing protein 4 isoform X1, which gives rise to MTVPHDLTMCLKLTLEHSCIITSTVRSVMNIQHSVYIKYHPSIHPSIHPFISKTKTTRMEFPGRRRPVSLGTSTLRRRMDRMLPFSERRTSKVWNHYTQLSMHRVECNHCKRQLSFHNSTTSMREHLGRKHSIRDGAVPPPNTAEVPNPSALRQHIATSTLLDGRFPTSNVTMEAPTGSFQPVVPVIVKEEQHEELSAEAGEAKHTCTTYVPGSAGVGTSNSNSLPSQDIEQSYRFSPDELNTTLNNSGGSNNSGARGYSDKRAGLVTDLILEMVYRDLQPFSVVEERGFRLLLSCLEPNYPVPSPSLLGNLLWHRYHILKQCLQQHLQTGLSARCLAICTEHWRSVEGCGVEGSGQFYLTVSAHFVDSNWQLARCILETRPIPEYKGNAMNSGLAKFAYTLKAVLSEFHLPESYVFCVVYDTPWGMECRRQGSMTLDQDYQQEFPGPSHAPIQSLPEGWEPIPCAGEALKMCVQEGLYVETVRQALEDARGIVLHFQHDVNSAAALNQKAEAADKGAARLVLDDPGRWATAIDMCERLLELKWVVSSVLEDQKAAPNLADHQWRLLHELVPVLRTVRIAASFLSEDINASISSLMPCLQGVSRILGQNMTECSCPVVRGVMERIRNGMEKRWRLTDEESLLDSPAVLSSFLDPRFKEMRFLSPHARSKLHDKVKELLSVQAYTDDREVDQDIDRGLEVRENETGGETAVLGLDDQLPIPTVASLDSPESCASCPEEGDSIELQQNDNFVAVSSPEHINENIIVDSPSKATGGRKRTASLAGLSSTLACDRQLTARMRISSVPQSMYDILLGEDPTERMPEIQQQLENYIAEPLCKRSLSPLHWWRNKEHRFPAVARLARKYLSIPATAIPAERAFAPRESPVTHRRAMLGTEYLDQVLFLHQNCDYVEQLKGGLSGHRETEHNSGLSGNQSRDSLYQTLVSYDNKV